In Blautia wexlerae DSM 19850, a single window of DNA contains:
- the pyrH gene encoding UMP kinase, producing MKRVLLKLSGEALAGEKKTGFDEATVIEVAKQIRTIAEEGLEIGIVIGGGNFWRGRTSETIDRNKADQIGMLATVMNCIYVSDICRYLGLKTEIFTPFVCGAFTSLYSKDAVEASFAQGKIVFFAGGTGHPYFSTDTATVLRAVEIEAEAILLAKAVDGIYDSDPKTNPNAVKYDEISIEEVVAKKLAAMDLTASIMCMEQKMPMLVFALDEKDSIINAVHGKFVGTKVTV from the coding sequence ATGAAACGTGTATTATTAAAATTAAGCGGTGAAGCCCTTGCCGGTGAGAAGAAGACCGGATTTGACGAGGCGACTGTTATTGAAGTTGCAAAGCAGATCAGGACAATTGCTGAGGAAGGACTGGAAATCGGCATCGTGATCGGCGGAGGTAATTTCTGGAGAGGACGCACCAGTGAGACTATCGACAGGAATAAGGCTGATCAGATTGGTATGCTTGCAACAGTTATGAACTGTATTTATGTATCTGATATCTGCAGATACCTTGGATTAAAGACAGAAATCTTTACACCATTTGTATGCGGTGCATTTACAAGCCTTTACTCTAAGGATGCAGTGGAAGCAAGCTTTGCACAGGGCAAGATCGTATTCTTTGCAGGCGGTACAGGACATCCTTACTTCTCCACAGATACAGCCACTGTACTTCGCGCAGTAGAGATCGAAGCAGAAGCAATCCTTCTTGCAAAAGCTGTTGACGGAATTTATGACAGTGATCCGAAGACAAACCCGAATGCAGTAAAATATGATGAAATTTCCATTGAAGAAGTAGTTGCAAAGAAACTGGCAGCTATGGATCTGACAGCATCGATCATGTGTATGGAACAGAAGATGCCGATGCTGGTATTTGCACTGGATGAAAAAGACAGCATCATTAATGCAGTACATGGCAAATTTGTCGGAACTAAGGTTACTGTATAA
- the frr gene encoding ribosome recycling factor has protein sequence MDERIQKYEEKMKKTLASLESELVTIRAGRANPHILDKLAVDYYGAPTPLQQVANITVPEARMIQIQPWESSLIKGIEKAILTSDLGLNPSNDGKVIRLVFPELTEERRKELVKDVKKKGEAAKVAVRNIRRDANDAFKKLAKQDVSEDEIKELEEKIQKSTDKYIKEVDAAVDAKSKEIMTV, from the coding sequence ATGGATGAGAGAATTCAGAAATATGAAGAGAAGATGAAAAAGACACTGGCAAGCCTTGAGAGCGAACTGGTTACAATTCGTGCAGGACGTGCGAACCCGCATATCCTTGACAAACTCGCCGTAGATTATTACGGAGCTCCGACACCTCTTCAGCAGGTGGCAAATATCACTGTCCCGGAAGCTCGTATGATCCAGATCCAGCCATGGGAAAGCAGCCTGATCAAAGGAATTGAGAAAGCAATCCTTACCTCTGACCTTGGATTAAATCCAAGCAACGATGGTAAAGTAATCCGCCTTGTATTCCCGGAACTTACAGAGGAACGCCGTAAGGAACTGGTTAAAGATGTCAAGAAAAAAGGCGAAGCAGCCAAAGTAGCAGTCCGCAACATTCGTCGTGATGCAAATGATGCATTTAAGAAACTTGCAAAACAGGATGTATCTGAGGATGAGATCAAAGAACTTGAGGAGAAAATCCAGAAGAGCACAGATAAATATATCAAAGAAGTTGATGCGGCAGTGGATGCAAAGAGCAAAGAAATCATGACCGTATAA
- a CDS encoding isoprenyl transferase, with translation MNVPNHIAIILDGNGRWAKAKGMPRSYGHVKGCANLETVCDYMKELGVKYVTVYAFSTENWKRSKDEVDGLMKLFRSYLKKCIKLADKNKMRVRVIGEVSAFDQDIQESIARLEQYSQKYDEIYFQIALNYGSRDEIIRGIRKLAQDAADGKVKPEEIDEHVFDNYLDTAGIPDPDLMIRTSGELRLSNFLLWQMAYTEFYFTDVAWPDFNKAELIKAIEKYNQRDRRYGGVKEE, from the coding sequence ATGAATGTACCAAATCATATTGCCATTATTCTGGATGGTAATGGACGCTGGGCGAAGGCAAAGGGAATGCCCAGAAGCTACGGACATGTGAAGGGCTGTGCAAATCTGGAAACAGTCTGTGACTATATGAAGGAGCTGGGAGTTAAATATGTGACTGTATATGCTTTTTCCACAGAGAACTGGAAACGTTCCAAAGATGAGGTGGACGGTCTGATGAAACTGTTCCGAAGTTATCTGAAAAAATGTATTAAACTGGCAGATAAGAACAAAATGCGTGTCCGGGTGATCGGAGAGGTTTCGGCATTTGATCAGGATATTCAGGAAAGTATTGCACGTCTGGAACAATATTCTCAGAAATATGATGAAATCTATTTCCAAATCGCATTGAACTACGGCAGCAGAGATGAGATCATAAGAGGTATCCGCAAACTTGCTCAGGATGCTGCAGATGGAAAAGTAAAGCCGGAAGAAATTGATGAGCATGTTTTTGACAATTACCTAGATACGGCAGGAATCCCTGATCCGGATCTGATGATCCGCACAAGCGGTGAATTGAGACTTTCCAATTTTCTGTTATGGCAGATGGCTTATACAGAATTTTATTTCACAGATGTGGCATGGCCGGATTTTAATAAAGCAGAGCTGATTAAGGCTATTGAGAAATATAATCAGAGAGACAGAAGATACGGCGGAGTTAAGGAGGAGTAA
- a CDS encoding phosphatidate cytidylyltransferase, with the protein MFKTRLLSGILLVIIALATIISGDYVLFFTLLAVSLIGMRELYRAMKVQDEKINLLAVAGYLGAVLYYLAVLLDFERYGVLAIIFGLVLLMFVYVFTYPTYEAGQVMPALFGIVYVAVMLSFIYLTRELPGGKFHVWLIFLCSWGCDTCAYCVGMLIGKHKMAPVLSPKKSVEGAVGGVAGAALLGVIYAAATQGPMLEYAVICAIGALISMVGDLAASAIKRNQGIKDYGKLIPGHGGILDRFDSVIFTAPVIYFLSLVMIEI; encoded by the coding sequence ATGTTTAAGACAAGACTCTTAAGCGGAATCCTGCTTGTGATTATTGCGCTTGCCACTATTATCAGCGGTGATTATGTGCTGTTTTTCACACTTCTTGCGGTTTCTCTCATTGGAATGAGAGAATTGTACAGAGCAATGAAGGTGCAGGATGAGAAGATAAATCTGCTGGCAGTAGCAGGCTATTTAGGCGCAGTATTATATTATCTGGCAGTACTGCTTGATTTTGAGAGGTATGGAGTGCTGGCAATCATTTTCGGACTTGTGCTGCTCATGTTTGTATACGTGTTCACTTATCCAACCTATGAGGCAGGGCAGGTAATGCCTGCACTGTTTGGTATTGTGTATGTGGCAGTTATGTTGTCGTTTATTTATCTTACCAGAGAGCTTCCCGGTGGAAAGTTCCACGTATGGCTGATCTTTCTGTGCTCATGGGGATGTGATACCTGCGCATATTGTGTGGGAATGCTGATAGGTAAACATAAAATGGCACCTGTCCTCAGCCCTAAGAAATCTGTGGAGGGAGCTGTGGGTGGTGTGGCAGGAGCTGCACTTCTTGGTGTGATCTATGCAGCAGCCACTCAGGGACCGATGCTGGAATATGCTGTGATCTGTGCAATCGGAGCGCTGATTTCCATGGTAGGCGATCTGGCTGCATCTGCGATCAAGAGAAATCAGGGGATTAAAGATTATGGAAAATTAATTCCGGGACATGGAGGAATCCTTGACAGATTTGACAGTGTGATCTTCACAGCACCGGTTATTTATTTCCTCTCTCTTGTGATGATTGAGATCTAG
- the dxr gene encoding 1-deoxy-D-xylulose-5-phosphate reductoisomerase, translating to MKKVAVLGSTGSIGTQTLDVIRANDDLEVVGLAAGSNVEMLEKQIREFHPRLVAVWKEEAARDLAVRVQDLDVKIVSQMGGLIELARMEESDILVTAIVGMIGIRPTMEAILAGKDIALANKETLVTAGHLIMPLAKQFGVQILPVDSEHSAIFQALHGEKREQIHKLLITASGGPFRGKKIADLEKVTLEDTLKHPNWVMGQKITVDSATLVNKGLEVMEARWLFDVDLDHIQVVVQPQSIIHSMVEFEDGAVMAQLGTPDMRLPIQYALCYPDRRFLKGDRLDFHMLKQITFEEPDRKTFKGLPMAVEAARAGGSMPTVFNAANELAVRKFLQKKISFLDIYEIIGQSMSRHTAVKDPDLDQILEIEKETYRWIESRW from the coding sequence ATGAAAAAAGTAGCAGTCTTAGGTTCTACAGGTTCGATCGGAACACAGACACTGGATGTGATACGTGCAAATGATGACCTGGAAGTAGTTGGTCTTGCAGCAGGCAGCAATGTAGAAATGCTGGAGAAGCAGATACGTGAATTTCATCCCAGACTTGTTGCAGTCTGGAAAGAAGAGGCAGCCAGAGATCTGGCAGTACGTGTGCAGGATCTGGATGTAAAAATCGTAAGCCAGATGGGTGGTCTTATCGAACTTGCCAGAATGGAAGAATCAGACATTCTGGTGACCGCTATCGTAGGAATGATAGGAATCAGACCAACTATGGAAGCAATCCTTGCAGGTAAGGATATTGCTCTGGCAAATAAGGAAACACTGGTAACAGCCGGACATCTGATCATGCCGTTGGCAAAGCAGTTCGGTGTGCAGATCCTGCCTGTAGACAGCGAGCACAGTGCTATTTTCCAGGCACTTCATGGAGAGAAAAGAGAGCAGATACATAAACTGCTCATCACTGCATCCGGCGGTCCTTTCCGCGGAAAGAAAATAGCAGATCTGGAGAAGGTGACTCTGGAGGATACGCTGAAGCATCCGAACTGGGTAATGGGACAGAAGATTACAGTGGATTCTGCAACTTTGGTAAATAAAGGTCTGGAAGTTATGGAAGCCAGATGGCTTTTTGATGTAGATCTGGATCATATTCAGGTTGTGGTTCAGCCGCAGAGTATTATCCACTCTATGGTGGAATTCGAGGACGGTGCAGTGATGGCACAGCTTGGAACACCGGATATGAGACTTCCGATACAGTATGCATTATGCTACCCGGACAGAAGATTTTTAAAAGGCGACAGACTGGATTTTCATATGTTGAAGCAGATCACCTTTGAGGAGCCGGACAGGAAAACTTTTAAAGGTCTTCCAATGGCGGTGGAAGCGGCAAGGGCAGGCGGCAGTATGCCAACCGTTTTTAATGCTGCAAATGAGCTGGCAGTCCGCAAATTCCTTCAGAAAAAAATCAGCTTTCTGGATATTTACGAGATTATCGGGCAGTCTATGAGCAGACATACAGCAGTAAAGGATCCGGACCTGGATCAGATTCTGGAGATTGAGAAAGAAACTTATCGTTGGATTGAAAGCAGGTGGTAG
- the rseP gene encoding RIP metalloprotease RseP yields the protein MRKKLIVGLKAGGRLKIIIAIVIFSAIILFHELGHFLFAKLNKIVVTEFSLGMGPRLYSFEKGDTRYSLKLLPIGGSCAMLGEDTDIENEPGTFNSASVWGRISVVAAGPVFNFIMAFVLSVIIVGAVGYEPSRVLSVKEGSAAEAAGLKEGDIITGYQGYHIDLGKDLYVYSYLNQLKEGDTINLTVKRDGKKMDISYKSDTNVRYLLGCNFNGDDTSAMTVESVMDGMPLQEAGIQQGDVITSINGVKITNAADYQKYIQENPLTEKSVKITYSRDGQEYDITVTPKEYRTAESGFTYNMYSEKAKGLNVVKYGAVEVKYMVRTTILSLKELVSGKLGMKDLSGPVGIVDAIGTTYEESKSEGTMILWMNMLNLAVLLSANLGVMNLLPFPALDGGRLVFLVIEAIRRKPINRQVEGGIHFAGLMLLMALMVFVMYNDIVKLI from the coding sequence TTGAGAAAGAAACTTATCGTTGGATTGAAAGCAGGTGGTAGATTGAAAATTATTATTGCAATTGTCATATTCAGTGCAATCATTCTCTTTCATGAGCTGGGACATTTTCTTTTTGCAAAGCTGAATAAGATCGTGGTCACAGAATTCTCTTTGGGAATGGGACCAAGACTTTACAGTTTTGAGAAAGGAGATACCAGATATTCACTGAAACTTCTTCCTATCGGTGGCTCCTGTGCCATGCTGGGGGAGGATACGGACATAGAGAATGAACCAGGAACTTTTAACAGTGCGTCTGTGTGGGGCAGGATTTCTGTAGTTGCCGCAGGACCGGTATTTAACTTTATCATGGCATTTGTATTGTCTGTGATCATTGTAGGTGCTGTAGGATATGAACCATCCAGAGTTCTTTCCGTAAAGGAAGGTTCTGCGGCTGAGGCGGCAGGACTGAAAGAGGGAGATATTATTACCGGTTATCAGGGATATCACATTGATCTGGGAAAAGATCTCTATGTATATTCCTATCTGAACCAGCTGAAAGAGGGAGATACCATTAACCTGACTGTTAAGCGTGATGGAAAGAAGATGGACATTTCCTATAAGTCGGATACAAATGTGAGATACCTTCTGGGCTGCAATTTCAACGGGGATGATACTTCTGCCATGACAGTGGAATCTGTAATGGATGGAATGCCGTTGCAGGAAGCAGGGATTCAGCAGGGAGATGTGATCACATCCATTAATGGAGTGAAGATTACAAATGCAGCAGATTACCAGAAATATATTCAGGAGAATCCGCTGACAGAAAAGTCTGTAAAGATTACCTATTCCAGGGACGGACAGGAATATGATATTACGGTTACACCAAAAGAATACCGTACGGCAGAATCAGGATTTACCTACAATATGTATTCTGAAAAAGCAAAAGGGCTGAATGTAGTCAAATATGGTGCCGTAGAAGTAAAATATATGGTACGTACAACGATTCTCAGCCTGAAAGAGCTGGTCAGCGGAAAGCTTGGAATGAAAGATCTGAGTGGTCCGGTCGGAATTGTGGATGCAATCGGAACTACGTATGAGGAAAGCAAAAGCGAAGGAACCATGATCCTGTGGATGAATATGCTTAATCTGGCAGTTCTGCTCTCTGCAAACCTTGGAGTTATGAACCTCCTTCCGTTTCCGGCACTGGACGGTGGACGGCTGGTATTCCTTGTCATAGAGGCAATCCGCAGAAAACCGATTAACAGACAGGTGGAGGGCGGCATCCATTTCGCAGGGCTGATGCTGTTGATGGCGCTGATGGTATTTGTTATGTATAATGATATTGTTAAGCTGATCTGA
- a CDS encoding sensor domain-containing diguanylate cyclase, translated as MRKKNEITEYVAAALIFVCAVAVSLGIFLVCTQNSIERNSQKVIKTNVSRQSEHIKAILDIHYGYLRGIAKEIGKSEELVSDENMEMLISLEEETALERTALIEADGTAHYDNGAEKNVSLRRYFKEGMEGKETLSDPLESSVDKETRVILGVPVWKNGKVIGVLGGSYNVTALSRMLFNDFFEDVGYTLITTSDGEIIAYDGDFAYHEIEYGDNFFEFYDDQTLIFDSSLTEVKKDFTVGADGLMKIRIGNDYNSDRYLAYTDMGLNDWMICYVIPVSEAQKSYNFVRKYELIFTIGFCVMVSMLFLWGFVKNRSKNKQLIQAAETDALTSAYNKRSTEERIHNVLQEHPQEPGTFVIMDVDHFKEVNDIYGHITGDKVLHKFGEVLHEHFREGDIVGRIGGDEFVVFMRKTDSREVAVSRIESLIKKVKELTFPEMNGKNITISAGMAFAPEHGTGYLDLYKNADTALYKTKQNGRDGYNIYEEEKR; from the coding sequence ATGAGAAAGAAAAATGAAATCACTGAGTATGTAGCTGCTGCTCTTATATTTGTGTGTGCGGTAGCAGTAAGTCTGGGCATATTTCTGGTATGCACGCAGAATTCTATTGAGCGTAACTCGCAGAAAGTAATTAAGACGAATGTTTCCAGACAGAGTGAACATATTAAAGCAATTTTGGATATTCATTATGGATATCTGAGGGGTATAGCAAAAGAGATTGGAAAATCCGAAGAACTTGTGTCGGATGAAAATATGGAAATGTTAATATCGCTTGAAGAGGAAACTGCTTTAGAGCGTACAGCACTGATTGAAGCAGATGGTACGGCTCATTATGATAACGGAGCAGAGAAGAATGTATCTTTGAGGAGATATTTTAAGGAAGGAATGGAGGGAAAAGAAACACTAAGCGATCCACTGGAGAGCAGCGTAGATAAAGAAACCCGTGTAATTCTGGGCGTACCGGTCTGGAAAAACGGAAAAGTGATAGGAGTTCTGGGTGGTTCTTATAACGTAACTGCATTAAGCCGTATGCTGTTTAACGATTTCTTTGAAGATGTAGGATATACACTGATTACTACCAGTGATGGTGAGATTATTGCGTATGATGGTGATTTTGCCTATCATGAGATTGAATATGGCGATAACTTCTTTGAATTTTATGATGATCAGACACTTATTTTTGATTCGTCCCTGACAGAAGTGAAAAAAGATTTTACAGTGGGTGCCGATGGACTGATGAAAATAAGAATTGGAAATGATTATAATTCAGACCGTTATCTGGCCTATACAGATATGGGATTGAATGACTGGATGATTTGTTATGTTATCCCTGTTTCTGAAGCGCAGAAATCTTATAACTTTGTACGAAAATATGAACTGATTTTTACAATCGGGTTTTGTGTTATGGTAAGCATGTTGTTCCTTTGGGGATTTGTTAAGAACAGATCAAAGAATAAACAGCTTATTCAGGCAGCCGAGACAGATGCATTGACCAGCGCGTACAATAAGAGAAGTACAGAAGAACGGATCCATAATGTTCTGCAGGAACACCCGCAGGAACCGGGAACTTTTGTGATCATGGATGTGGATCATTTTAAGGAAGTAAATGATATATATGGACACATTACAGGGGACAAAGTCCTGCACAAATTTGGTGAAGTGCTTCATGAGCATTTTCGTGAAGGAGACATTGTCGGCAGGATCGGTGGTGATGAATTTGTAGTATTTATGAGAAAAACGGACAGCAGAGAAGTGGCTGTTTCCAGAATCGAAAGTCTGATAAAAAAAGTTAAAGAATTAACATTTCCGGAAATGAATGGAAAGAATATTACCATTAGTGCCGGAATGGCATTTGCTCCGGAACATGGAACAGGATATCTTGATCTGTATAAAAATGCAGATACTGCACTATATAAGACAAAACAGAATGGCAGAGATGGGTATAATATTTATGAAGAAGAAAAAAGATAA
- a CDS encoding DUF554 domain-containing protein, translated as MPIGIIINALSIVIGGILGTLVGHKLSPKFKEDITLVFGVCSMGMGISTIGLMENMPAVIFSVVIGTGIGLAIHLGERINAGAGVMQRVIGKFIKNSNSELSEDEFMNTLVTIIVLFCASGTGIYGSIVSGMSGDHSVLISKSILDLFTAAIFACSLGMVVCMIAIPQVIIFLILFFAATAIFPLTTPGMINDFKACGGFLMLATGFRMVKLKNFPTADMIPAMVLIMPMSWFWVTYVLPLVS; from the coding sequence ATGCCTATTGGAATAATTATCAATGCATTATCCATAGTTATCGGCGGAATCCTGGGGACTCTTGTGGGGCACAAATTAAGTCCGAAATTCAAAGAGGATATTACTCTTGTATTCGGGGTATGCTCTATGGGAATGGGAATCAGCACCATCGGTCTGATGGAAAATATGCCGGCGGTTATTTTTTCTGTTGTGATCGGTACGGGAATCGGACTTGCGATTCATCTTGGAGAAAGGATCAATGCCGGTGCCGGTGTTATGCAGCGTGTGATCGGCAAATTTATCAAGAATTCAAATTCAGAGCTTTCTGAGGATGAGTTTATGAATACACTGGTGACGATCATCGTATTATTCTGTGCAAGCGGAACAGGGATCTATGGCTCTATCGTATCCGGAATGAGCGGGGATCATTCAGTGCTGATCTCCAAATCTATTCTGGATTTATTTACAGCAGCTATTTTTGCCTGCAGCCTGGGAATGGTAGTGTGTATGATCGCCATTCCGCAGGTGATTATTTTCCTGATCCTGTTCTTTGCAGCAACGGCGATTTTTCCGTTGACTACGCCGGGCATGATCAATGACTTTAAAGCCTGTGGCGGGTTTCTGATGCTTGCAACCGGTTTTCGTATGGTGAAGCTGAAGAACTTCCCAACTGCGGACATGATACCGGCGATGGTGCTGATCATGCCTATGTCATGGTTCTGGGTGACTTACGTACTGCCGTTAGTATCATAA
- a CDS encoding AAA family ATPase has translation MRNRKKLPIGIDSFEKIIRHNFYYVDKTEMITELLHNWGEVNLFTRPRRFGKSLNMNMLQSFLEIGCDKSLFNGLKVSREKELCEEYMGKFPVISLTLKNVEGLNFESARKSLKNTLGMEAWRLSALAESSRLTEEEKNSYKALTVVDDHGDFKMSDATMEKALLILTVLLEKHYGKKAVLLIDEYDVPLDKAFQYGYYDEMVSLIRNMFGNVLKTNSSLFFAVLTGCLRIAKESIFTGLNNFNVFSITSVQFDEFFGFTDDEVAEMLKYFGLSDYHETIREWYDGYQFGKKAVYCPWDVISYCRNLCADPDAIPEDFWSNTSSNSIVSRFIDKANKQTRDEIENLISGETVIKEIKQELTYNELDKSIENLWSILFTTGYLTQRERIDSRKLRLAIPNREIKELFELQIREWFQEKSSEDVKKLDKLCMAFPDGDAETIEDLFNDYLWNTISIRDTAVKGRKENFYHGVLLGLLSHMENWAVWSNIESGEGYCDILLEVPENRVGVVIEMKYAQEDRMEAACTEALKQIEQRQYAARLKSDGMKNIVNYGIACYRKHCKVKIGKENS, from the coding sequence ATGCGGAACAGAAAGAAACTGCCAATTGGAATAGATAGTTTTGAAAAAATAATCCGGCATAATTTTTACTATGTGGATAAAACAGAAATGATAACAGAACTTCTTCATAACTGGGGAGAAGTGAATCTGTTTACACGTCCTCGCCGTTTTGGAAAATCTCTGAATATGAATATGCTGCAGTCATTTCTGGAAATCGGATGTGATAAATCGCTGTTTAATGGACTGAAGGTATCCCGTGAAAAAGAACTGTGTGAAGAATATATGGGAAAGTTTCCGGTAATTTCGCTTACATTGAAGAATGTGGAGGGATTAAATTTTGAGTCAGCCCGGAAATCGCTGAAGAATACTCTGGGAATGGAGGCGTGGAGACTTAGTGCTCTGGCAGAGAGCAGCCGCCTTACAGAGGAAGAAAAAAACTCTTATAAAGCATTGACTGTCGTTGATGATCATGGCGATTTCAAAATGTCTGATGCCACAATGGAGAAGGCGCTGCTTATATTAACTGTATTACTGGAGAAACATTATGGAAAAAAAGCGGTTCTTTTGATTGATGAGTATGATGTGCCATTAGATAAAGCGTTCCAGTATGGATATTATGACGAGATGGTATCTTTGATCAGAAACATGTTTGGAAATGTTTTGAAGACAAATTCGAGCCTGTTTTTTGCAGTACTTACGGGATGCCTGAGAATTGCGAAGGAAAGCATTTTTACAGGATTAAACAATTTTAATGTTTTTTCGATTACGAGTGTACAGTTTGATGAGTTCTTTGGATTTACAGATGATGAGGTCGCAGAAATGCTGAAATATTTTGGGCTTTCTGACTACCATGAAACAATCAGGGAATGGTATGATGGTTATCAGTTTGGAAAGAAAGCAGTGTATTGTCCTTGGGACGTGATCAGTTATTGCAGAAATTTATGTGCAGATCCTGATGCGATACCAGAAGATTTCTGGTCTAATACCAGCAGCAACAGCATTGTGAGTCGTTTTATAGATAAAGCGAATAAACAGACGAGAGATGAAATCGAAAACCTGATTTCGGGAGAAACGGTTATAAAAGAAATAAAACAGGAACTGACATATAATGAATTGGATAAATCCATTGAGAATCTTTGGAGTATACTTTTTACAACAGGGTATTTAACACAACGTGAAAGAATAGACAGCAGAAAGTTACGTCTGGCAATTCCTAACAGAGAAATTAAAGAATTGTTTGAACTTCAGATCAGGGAATGGTTTCAGGAAAAGTCATCTGAGGATGTAAAGAAGCTTGATAAATTATGCATGGCTTTTCCAGATGGAGATGCAGAAACGATAGAAGATTTGTTTAACGACTATTTATGGAATACAATCAGTATTCGGGATACGGCAGTTAAGGGAAGAAAAGAAAATTTTTATCATGGAGTTTTGCTGGGGCTGCTAAGTCATATGGAGAACTGGGCTGTCTGGTCGAATATAGAATCTGGTGAAGGTTATTGTGATATTTTACTGGAAGTTCCGGAGAATCGTGTCGGAGTGGTGATCGAGATGAAATATGCTCAGGAAGACAGAATGGAGGCAGCTTGTACAGAAGCTCTGAAACAGATTGAACAACGTCAGTATGCTGCAAGGTTAAAGAGTGACGGGATGAAGAATATTGTAAATTATGGCATTGCCTGTTATCGGAAACATTGTAAAGTTAAGATTGGGAAAGAAAATTCTTAA
- a CDS encoding flavoprotein: protein MRKRLIIGMSGASGAPLTIELLKQLQQYKEIIEIHLIVTKGAEMTLEQETDYTLEQLYALADEVHD from the coding sequence ATGAGAAAGAGACTTATCATCGGTATGAGTGGGGCTTCCGGAGCGCCCCTTACAATAGAATTGCTGAAACAACTGCAGCAGTATAAAGAAATAATAGAGATACATCTGATCGTGACAAAAGGTGCGGAAATGACGCTGGAACAGGAGACAGATTATACATTGGAACAGCTATATGCTCTTGCGGACGAGGTACATGATTGA
- a CDS encoding SMI1/KNR4 family protein has protein sequence MVLTSGDNYYCVNNENGKVYYWSSSEDSYYYIAESIDEFASFFR, from the coding sequence GTGGTACTGACTTCGGGAGATAATTATTATTGTGTAAATAATGAGAATGGAAAAGTATATTATTGGAGTTCAAGCGAAGATAGCTATTATTATATTGCTGAATCGATAGATGAATTTGCTTCTTTTTTTAGGTGA